One genomic segment of Ipomoea triloba cultivar NCNSP0323 chromosome 9, ASM357664v1 includes these proteins:
- the LOC116029634 gene encoding uncharacterized protein LOC116029634, whose translation MAMCCVLLSLPVSPHAIDDPNSLDSFIRDFASNRSRRRTGRLYEVVLPANFSGIEASIVTLKSGSLWMRGANFSLFGIPPRVLPWPYVRRLEIVYENLGNWSSSYFNPPNHTLVSPVIGLIAYEEKRRRNGINSKIELNVIKDPITLHFPYISLPHHNNNVNASAVKCVGFQSNGTVEFSNVSRNRTCSVRGVGHFSLVIPTPIPTPPKQQKKKKSTAWKWWVIIGSVVLGILGLLLLIGITYKAVKGKRLGKMERQSEKSESLDCVWVGSSKMPCATSIRTQPALENAYVP comes from the coding sequence ATGGCGATGTGTTGTGTGTTATTGTCATTGCCAGTGTCGCCGCATGCAATTGATGATCCTAATTCCTTGGATTCTTTCATTCGTGATTTTGCATCCAACAGGAGTCGACGCCGCACGGGTAGACTGTACGAGGTTGTCCTTCCCGCTAATTTCTCCGGCATTGAAGCTTCCATTGTTACCCTGAAAAGTGGCAGTCTATGGATGAGAGGGGCTAATTTCAGCTTGTTCGGCATCCCACCAAGAGTCCTGCCATGGCCGTACGTGAGGAGACTTGAGATAGTCTATGAAAATCTGGGAAACTGGTCCTCCTCTTACTTCAACCCCCCCAATCACACCTTGGTTTCTCCCGTCATAGGCTTGATAGCCTACGAAGAAAAGAGGAGGCGTAATGGGATCAATTCCAAGATCGAGCTGAACGTAATAAAGGACCCAATTACACTCCATTTTCCCTACATCTCTTTGCCACACCATAACAATAATGTTAATGCTTCGGCGGTGAAATGCGTGGGTTTTCAGAGCAATGGCACAGTTGAGTTCAGCAATGTGAGCCGGAACCGGACGTGCAGCGTGCGAGGAGTTGGGCATTTCTCCCTGGTCATTCCAACTCCGATTCCCACCCCGCCGAagcagcagaagaagaagaaaagcacGGCGTGGAAATGGTGGGTTATTATAGGGTCGGTAGTACTGGGAATTTTGGGACTGCTTTTGTTGATTGGCATCACATACAAAGCTGTTAAGGGGAAGAGACTTGGGAAAATGGAGAGACAGTCGGAAAAGAGCGAGAGTCTGGATTGTGTTTGGGTAGGGAGCAGTAAAATGCCTTGTGCTACAAGTATCAGAACTCAACCAGCTCTAGAGAATGCCTATGTTCCTTGA